AAACGATTAAGAGCAGGATTAGTAAAGGTTGATGGCGCATGATAGATAAAAATGACTTTATAGAACTAGAAGAACAAATAGAACCGTTAGTAAAGCAAAAGCAATTAAAAACTGATAAAGCACGACAACTTCTAGATCAATATTACAAACTGATTATGGACTATTTTAAACAAATCAATGAAATAGAAGAGTTTGATATAGATAATATAGAACAATATCCAGTAGTACCTATGAACTTTTCAGAAAGATATCAATATATTAATCAGCGAATCTATCACTTTATGGGATATAGACAAATGGTGACACTTAAAGATGAATTGATTAAGATGAATGCGAGATATCAATTGCAACTAAAAAGAAAACGAAACTCACAAAAATAAAAGGTCTTTTCATTAG
This region of Dysgonomonas mossii genomic DNA includes:
- a CDS encoding YpoC family protein codes for the protein MIDKNDFIELEEQIEPLVKQKQLKTDKARQLLDQYYKLIMDYFKQINEIEEFDIDNIEQYPVVPMNFSERYQYINQRIYHFMGYRQMVTLKDELIKMNARYQLQLKRKRNSQK